In Pyrodictium occultum, the genomic window TGTCGCTCAAGCCGCCCGCGTAGCGGCGCTCCTCAGTGGCGTATAGCCGGAAGAAGGTGGAGCGGGCTAGGCCGCGCTCTATCGAGGACTTATTCATTATGATGGCGTCCTCTATGTTGTAGCCGGTGAACGACATGACAGCAACTATCATGTTCTGGCCGGCGGGGCGGTCGTTAAAGCCCATCACGTCAAGTGTGCGGGTCTGCACCAGAGGCTTCTCCGGGTAGTGGAGCAGGTGGGCACGCGTATCGACACGTATCTGGAAGTTGGCAGCATAGAGGCCCAGAGCCTGCTTGGCCATAGCCGCCTGGTAGGTGTTACGCGGCGACTGGTTGTGCTCCGCGTAGGGTATGACGCTGGCGGTCACACCCATGATGGCAGCAGGCCATATCTCCATGTGGGTGTGCTCGGGGGTGAGATCCTCCGGGTTCAGGGCTATGTAGGTGTTCTCCTCCTCCTCCGCGTCCAGCATCTCCACCACGCCGTGGCGGAGGAGGTCGGTGAATCTCCACTCTCCCCTACGCAGCTTCTCGGCGTGCTCGGGGCTGTAGACGAGCCTACCCTTCTCCGCTACGAAGACTGGGCGGAGTATCCTGCCGGGATCGGTGTTTATATAGACCTCGTTGATGTACTTGGTCTTGTAGAGCGACACGTTCACATCGGGCGGGAGCTTGCCGCTGCGCCGCAGGCTCCGGATCTCCCTAGCCAGGGCCTCGCCGTCGGGATGGTAGCCTATCAACCTACCATTGAGGAACACCTTGCTCCACTGCTGCAGCTCCGGCGGGTAGTAGCCGGCCTTACGCACCTCGTTAAACAGCGTAACCGCGTCCTGGACGCCTAGCTCGAAGAGCAGCCTCTCTACCTCCTTCTCGTCGGCGCCAGGCGAGACGTACGCCATTAGCGCGAGGTTCTTGACAAGGCCACAGTTGGGGCCCTCAGGGGTCTCGAAGGGGCATATTCTGCCCCACTGGGTGCCGTGCACATCACGGGCCTCGAAGTGGGGCTGGCTGCGGCTGAGCTGGGATACTACGCGGCGGAGGTGGCTGAGCATCGAGAGCCAGTTGGTGCGGTCCAGTATCTGGCTTACGCCGGTCCTCTGCCCGGGCCAGTTGCCGGTGGCGAGAGCCTCCCGCAGCCTATTGGTTATAATATCGGAGCGTATGATCATCCTGACTGTCGCGTGCCTGCCGCGGGCACGGAGCTTTTCCAGCTGCTGCCTAATATCGTAGGCAAGGGCTCTCATGGCTATACGGAACACCATAGCTATGAGGTCGCCGGCTAGGAGGATACGCTTGTTGGCATAGTGGTCTTTATCGTCCTCCTCGCGGCGGCCCAGCACATACTCTAGGAGCTTAGCGGCCATCTGGCCCAGGAAGAGGGCCTTCCGCAGCCGGTCCTCCGGCCGGGTACCGATGTGGGGCAGGAGTATGTGGTCAAGCGCCCTCTCGGCCACGCGTATACGCTGGTCCCTAGGCTTGCCTATACCCTCGCGGAACCTGCTACCCACGAAGTCTAGCGCGTCCTCCACCGTGTTTATCGCGCGCGCCTGCTCAAGGGAGGGGATAAGCGTCTGCTGTATCTGCGGGTCAGGGCTAACTGCCAGCACTATATCGCGGTCGCTCTCGAGCCCGAGGGCACGCATCACTATAGCGAAGGGTATCTTGCTTAGCGCACGGCTCATGGATATGTGAAGCGTGCCGTCCTTATGCATATCAAGTATTAGCTGGTACCTCGCACCTGCATAGGAGGAGATCACCTTAGCGGTGTAAACGGCGCTTCCCGTGCCGGCCCTGGCCTTACCAACCAGTATCCTGTTGAGCGCCTGATCCTCCTGCATAACCACTACACGTTCCGAGCCATTGATTATGAAGTAGCCGCCAGGGTCGCGCGGGTCCTCGCCAGCCTCTACGAGTATGCGCTCACACTCCTCCCTGGGCCTGCCCTCGTAGAAGCAGCGGGCCAGCGGATCCGCCTTGGAGCGGAGCATTATGGGGAGGAAGCCTAGTATAACGTCCTCCGGCTCCCTCTCTATCCCGTTCTCTACTATCACCACCTTGGCCTTTATCGGGGCCGCGTAGGTGAGGTCGCGTATACGGCACTCCATCGGGGTGACTGGGTGTTCGCTGCCGTCACTCTCTATGACCATTGGCTCGCCTAGCTCCACGTCCACTATACGTACCTCGTACTCCCTCCTCGGTGTAGATATAACGCCAAATTCCTTAACTATTTCCTTCAGCTCCTTCTCTACGAACCTGTTGTAGGAGTCTATATGCTGCTTCACGAGCCCGAACTCGTCTATAAAGGATTTCATTACAAGCCATCTATCCTCAGCACTGGGAAATGTCTGCTGAGCCAGAACACATCACCCCCACCACACGGCATGAGAGCGGGCAGGGATGGAGACGCGCAGAGGGTGAAGTGAAGGCCTAAGCATGACAATGCACCGGAAGGCCTAGTAGCCTACAACATAGCGGTACACAACCACCTCTCCCGAGGTAGGGCTCTTCCTGTAAATCCTCACAATGTCACCGGGCTTAGCCCCTATAGCCCTGGCTACAGGGTCTGTGACACGAAGCCAAGGCAGCTGCTCCGGCCTCACACCCAGCTCACGCAGTATACGCGCCGCCTCCTCCGGGGGCACAATCTCATGCCGAGGTACCAGGTCATGCTCTAATATGTTAAACTTCTTCTGCCGTGCCACGAGCTACACCCCTCGAGGGGCTTGAGGCGGGCGAGGGGTCGATGGAGCCCCAACACCCGGCGGCTAGCGGAGACGGGTTCTGTTAACCTTCTTGTTCATCCAGGAGTAGCGGCGGAGCCTTCTGCTCCTACCGTAGCCGCAGGCGGCGCAGTAGCCCTTGGCGACGTTGTAGGAGTGGCGGCCGCAGCGGGGGCAGCGTATGTGGGTGTAATTCTTACTCATCTTGCCGAACGAGGGGGTGCCTTTACTCACTGCCATCACCCTTTTTAGCTGCAGGCTTCTAGGGCACTAGAACTGCGCCGGCGATATGAGCAGCACAGTGTCGCCGCGTATAACTATAGTGCCGAGCTTCCTAGTCCTACCATCCTCGTATATTTCCTCAGCATCCTCAAGCACTAGATTCAGGTGCTGGTCATAGCTCTTCAGCTTGCCCCTGACCTCGTTGGTGCCCTTAAGCTTCACTAGAACTATGCTACCTATGCTGTCGCCGAGCACGCGGTGCGTCGTCTCAGCCATAGTCCTGCCCACCCCGGAGCCCGAAGCAGGTCCAGGGGGCTTTATAGGGAATTCCCCTACATTCCACGCCACGCCGGTGGAGGATATCATGCGCAGATGGCAGCTCTCCAAGAAGGATAAGCGGCTGCTGCTGCAACGCCTCCGGGAGCTTTACCCTCGCTTCGACGTGTCCAGGTTCAGCAGTATAGAGATAGCGGTAGAAGACGGTATTAAGCTCTTCGTATTCGACGGGGTGCCCGCCTTCATAGAGGCCAGCAGGGTCCTGATTCCACACCTGCGGCTTCTCCTGCGCCATGGCTACCGGGACTGGCTACCCTACATAGTGGTCGATCAGGGCGCCGTTAAGCCTATCTCACGCGGCGCCGACTTGATGAGGCCCGGGATAGAGAGCATAGCCTCGGAGTTCGATAAGGACGCTATAGTGGTAATAGTGGAGCCTTCGAGGCTCCTGCCCCTTGCAGTGCACAGGGCGCTCTACAACAGCAGCGAAATAAAGGAGATGGAGAAGGGGCGCGTTACAGAGAGCCTCCACCATCTAGGGGACAGGTACTGGAAGCTGGCTGAAAACCTCTAGACCTGGCCCGCCACGTATAGGGAGTCGAGCACTGAGGGCGTGTAGATCCTCACGTCTGGCGGCAAGCCTAGCTTCCGGCTCCTCCTTCTTATAGTCTCTGCCAGAGAGCGTATAGCATTGGGCTCGCCATGGTTGAGTATGATGTTGCGGGGCTTCGGCCTCATATGCTCTAGGAAGTTGAGGAGCTGCTTCCTGTCAGAGTGGCCCGAGAAGCCCTCGATGGGCACCACCTCCATGTTGATCCTCACCAGCTCGAGCTTGCCATCCTCGCCAACCATCGCTATATTCCTCTCGCCATCAAGTATCCTTCTGCCGAGGGTGCCTTTAGCCTGGTAGCTGACGAACACCAGCGCATTCCTCGGGTCACCCGCCAGCATGCGGAGATACTCCACCGAGGGACCTCCCTCAAGCATGCCCGACGGCGCTAGTATTACCGCGGGCTCGTTAGACTTAGCTATCTCCTCGCGCATCCGTTTATTCTCAATCTTTATTATATTATCATGATAAAATGGGTTCTCGTCACGGAGTATCCCAGCCCTCACACTGGGGGACAGCAGCTCTGGGTAGGTGAGATGTATCGCCGTAACCTCCCTAATGCTACCGTCAATATACACCTTGGTCTCCTTGGGCAGGCGGCTCTTCCTAAGCGCATCAGCCAGCACAAGTAGTATCTCCTGCGCACGGCCTACAGCCAGCACTGGTATGAGCACCTTCCCGCCGCGGGACACTGTCCGGCTTATGACCTCCAATAGCTCTGTCTCAGCCTTCTCCCTGGGAGGCTGGCCACGATCCCCATAAGTGCTCTCCATTATCAATGTCTCGACCCTCGGGAACACTGTGTTGGCCTTGTCCAGGAGCCTCGTCCTAGCATACTTCATGTCTCCGGTGTAGACTATGTTATGGAGCCCCTCACCTATGTGCAAATGGGCCATAGCCGAGCCGAGGATATGCCCTGCATTGTAGAAGGTGAGCTTAACATCGGGCGCTATGTCCGTGACCTCCCCGTACTCGAGCGGAATCGTGTGGAGAATCATCTTCTTGACCTCGTGCTGGGAATAAGGCGGCCGCTGCCCGTTTCTCTGCATTATATCCAGCAGGTCCAGCTGGAGAATCACCATGAGGTCTCTGGTGGGCTTGGTAGCGTAGACGGGGCCGCGGTACCCGTACTTGAAGAGGTAGGGGACCAGGCCTACATGGTCTAGATGGGCATGAGTCACGACTATGGCGTCGAGCTCCTCTGGCTTAAGCTGGTCCACGTCTATACGCGGGTACAGGTCATAGCCGCTGCCGCCAGGGTTTATACCCAGGTCGAGGAGGATGCGGCTCTCGCTAGTCTCGACAAGTATAGCGGAGCGGCCTACCTCCATGAAGCCGCCGAGGGCTGTTATCCTTACATACCTGTTCTCGAACACCACTCCTCGATGTATGCGTTCTCCGCTGCTCCGTAGGAAGCTTAGCCTATAACTGCTCTGCGAAAGCATGTAGTCTACAATCCTGTTTATTGTCTTCATGTCCCGCTCATCGACTGGAGGCACTCTTATGACATTCATTCTCCAGCCCGTCTCCGCCAGCACCTTGTTGTATATCGAGCGGCCCTTACCGTAGACCAGGCCAACCTTCCGAGCCTTGATTATAACCTCTCCAAGAACTTCATCAAACTTTATTTCCTGTATACCTGCCTCCTCCGGGACGAGCTGCTTAATCACCTCCTCAGTTTCTCTCTTACTCCTCCTTATTGAGGGATCTGTGCGCAGCACTATCCTCTTCTTCAGCTTCTTAGCTATACCCTTAGCTATATCGGGATGCTCAGCAAGCACCTTGGGGTTCTTTACATATATCGCTATCTCTGGCCCTTCGAACTCTATACGGGATATTTGGATATCCCTAGGCGCTAGCTGGGACATTATGGTTAACACTATGTTCTTTACCTCACTCCTCCTGTACAAGACCAGATGCACCCCATTAAGCATTAGGGAGGCCTGCACCAAAGCGCCTAGAGGCTTGCCGCAAATGCGTGCCGCAGAGAGCGACACCTCTCATGAAGGCTCCACACCGGGCACCGGCCAACGTGGCGACTAAGGCACGAGCCTAGGTAAACCCGGAGGGAAGACGGAGGGCGCTCTCCGCCCAAGACGACTACGAGGCGGCTTGACTGCGTAAAGCACGGCGCCATATGGTAAGCGAAAAGTGTCATTGACATGGTCCTTACAATATGGGCCGCACGGTAGAGGTGTCGCGGACCCCTCCTTTATAATCTTTTTGTGCATGCTGCTGCTTCGGCGCTAGAGCATTTATGCTCTCTCCAGTTTCAATGCCTCCTCAATAGTGTAGTGGTACTCCTGATAGAATCCTTTACCTATAGCCACGATGTCTATACCATTGCCGCTGAAGGCGTCCCTGCGGGTGGCCGACAGCACGGCGCGGCGCGCCAGGCTCACAGCGTCTTCAAGGCTCATATCCTCTCTATAACCGTCCTCTATAACACCTATCGCCGTGGGCGAGCCTGAGCCCGTGGCTACGTATCTCTCCTCTGTCATGCTGCCAAACCAGTCTATGTTATAGAGCCTGGGCCTGTCGTCGTAGCCCCCTAGGAGGAGCTGCACTATGTAGGGGTAGAGGCGGGACGAGTGGAGTATAGCTGCGAGGTACTGGGCTGCGGCGCTCACGCTCATCCTCTTGCCTGTGACCATTGAGTAGTAGTGGAGGTGGCTTGAGAGCCACTCTGCGAGCATCTGGGCATCGGCGACGAGCCCTGCGGTGGTCACGGCCATGTAGTCGGCTATCCTAATGATCTTGCGGGTCCGCTTATGAGCCACATAGTAGCCTGCTGTGGCTCTACGGTCAGCTGCTAGTACCACATAATCCCTTACTCGTAGCCCTACAGTGGTTGTGCCGTGCAGGCCCTTCTCCAGAGCCGCGGCTAGCCTCTCCTCGCCGGGTAGGCGGCGCTGCAGCAAAACTCCTCTACCATGCTAACAAGCGTGGGTGAAGACCGGGAGTTTAATACTATATCCGCGGATTGGCGGCTATAGCTTGCAGGCGGGGCCTGGAGGCGGGATGCTGCACTCCATAGAGCTGCCCTCGAGAATAATCATAGGGAGCAACGCGCTGAGGTCTCTGCGCGAGCTGGTAGAGGCGTTTGGCGCTAGGGGCGC contains:
- a CDS encoding DNA-directed RNA polymerase subunit B, whose product is MKSFIDEFGLVKQHIDSYNRFVEKELKEIVKEFGVISTPRREYEVRIVDVELGEPMVIESDGSEHPVTPMECRIRDLTYAAPIKAKVVIVENGIEREPEDVILGFLPIMLRSKADPLARCFYEGRPREECERILVEAGEDPRDPGGYFIINGSERVVVMQEDQALNRILVGKARAGTGSAVYTAKVISSYAGARYQLILDMHKDGTLHISMSRALSKIPFAIVMRALGLESDRDIVLAVSPDPQIQQTLIPSLEQARAINTVEDALDFVGSRFREGIGKPRDQRIRVAERALDHILLPHIGTRPEDRLRKALFLGQMAAKLLEYVLGRREEDDKDHYANKRILLAGDLIAMVFRIAMRALAYDIRQQLEKLRARGRHATVRMIIRSDIITNRLREALATGNWPGQRTGVSQILDRTNWLSMLSHLRRVVSQLSRSQPHFEARDVHGTQWGRICPFETPEGPNCGLVKNLALMAYVSPGADEKEVERLLFELGVQDAVTLFNEVRKAGYYPPELQQWSKVFLNGRLIGYHPDGEALAREIRSLRRSGKLPPDVNVSLYKTKYINEVYINTDPGRILRPVFVAEKGRLVYSPEHAEKLRRGEWRFTDLLRHGVVEMLDAEEEENTYIALNPEDLTPEHTHMEIWPAAIMGVTASVIPYAEHNQSPRNTYQAAMAKQALGLYAANFQIRVDTRAHLLHYPEKPLVQTRTLDVMGFNDRPAGQNMIVAVMSFTGYNIEDAIIMNKSSIERGLARSTFFRLYATEERRYAGGLSDRIEKPDTSVEGSKPPEMYRKLDADGIISPEVEVAGGEVLIGKTSPPRFMEEYREFGTVSVRRRDTSVTMRHGEKGYVDTVILTENIEGSRLVKVRVRDQRIPELGDKFASRHGQKGVIGMLIPQYDMPFTEDGITPDLIINPHAFPSRMTLGQLFEAIAGKYAAIYGRFVDGTPFAKEPIENLRIELLKAGYAPDGTELMYDGRTGELLRNPILVGIVYYQKLHHMVADKMHARARGPVQVLTRQPTEGRAREGGLRFGEMERDCLIGHGAAMLLRERMLESSDKYVMYVCEKCGHIAWFDRNKRKYICPIHGDKGKISAVVVPYAFKLLLQELMSMCVMPRLRLAPKHEWKPQGE
- a CDS encoding DNA-directed RNA polymerase subunit H; amino-acid sequence: MARQKKFNILEHDLVPRHEIVPPEEAARILRELGVRPEQLPWLRVTDPVARAIGAKPGDIVRIYRKSPTSGEVVVYRYVVGY
- a CDS encoding 50S ribosomal protein L37e produces the protein MSKGTPSFGKMSKNYTHIRCPRCGRHSYNVAKGYCAACGYGRSRRLRRYSWMNKKVNRTRLR
- a CDS encoding LSM domain-containing protein, whose translation is MAETTHRVLGDSIGSIVLVKLKGTNEVRGKLKSYDQHLNLVLEDAEEIYEDGRTRKLGTIVIRGDTVLLISPAQF
- a CDS encoding DUF1947 domain-containing protein, which codes for MRRWQLSKKDKRLLLQRLRELYPRFDVSRFSSIEIAVEDGIKLFVFDGVPAFIEASRVLIPHLRLLLRHGYRDWLPYIVVDQGAVKPISRGADLMRPGIESIASEFDKDAIVVIVEPSRLLPLAVHRALYNSSEIKEMEKGRVTESLHHLGDRYWKLAENL
- a CDS encoding beta-CASP ribonuclease aCPSF1; its protein translation is MLNGVHLVLYRRSEVKNIVLTIMSQLAPRDIQISRIEFEGPEIAIYVKNPKVLAEHPDIAKGIAKKLKKRIVLRTDPSIRRSKRETEEVIKQLVPEEAGIQEIKFDEVLGEVIIKARKVGLVYGKGRSIYNKVLAETGWRMNVIRVPPVDERDMKTINRIVDYMLSQSSYRLSFLRSSGERIHRGVVFENRYVRITALGGFMEVGRSAILVETSESRILLDLGINPGGSGYDLYPRIDVDQLKPEELDAIVVTHAHLDHVGLVPYLFKYGYRGPVYATKPTRDLMVILQLDLLDIMQRNGQRPPYSQHEVKKMILHTIPLEYGEVTDIAPDVKLTFYNAGHILGSAMAHLHIGEGLHNIVYTGDMKYARTRLLDKANTVFPRVETLIMESTYGDRGQPPREKAETELLEVISRTVSRGGKVLIPVLAVGRAQEILLVLADALRKSRLPKETKVYIDGSIREVTAIHLTYPELLSPSVRAGILRDENPFYHDNIIKIENKRMREEIAKSNEPAVILAPSGMLEGGPSVEYLRMLAGDPRNALVFVSYQAKGTLGRRILDGERNIAMVGEDGKLELVRINMEVVPIEGFSGHSDRKQLLNFLEHMRPKPRNIILNHGEPNAIRSLAETIRRRSRKLGLPPDVRIYTPSVLDSLYVAGQV
- the psmB gene encoding archaeal proteasome endopeptidase complex subunit beta, giving the protein MLQRRLPGEERLAAALEKGLHGTTTVGLRVRDYVVLAADRRATAGYYVAHKRTRKIIRIADYMAVTTAGLVADAQMLAEWLSSHLHYYSMVTGKRMSVSAAAQYLAAILHSSRLYPYIVQLLLGGYDDRPRLYNIDWFGSMTEERYVATGSGSPTAIGVIEDGYREDMSLEDAVSLARRAVLSATRRDAFSGNGIDIVAIGKGFYQEYHYTIEEALKLERA